A portion of the Canis lupus baileyi chromosome 6, mCanLup2.hap1, whole genome shotgun sequence genome contains these proteins:
- the RIT1 gene encoding GTP-binding protein Rit1 translates to MDPGPRPAGSGCGSPASLSREYKLVMLGAGGVGKSAMTMQFISHRFPEDHDPTIEDAYKIRIRIDDEPANLDILDTAGQAEFTAMRDQYMRAGEGFIICYSITDRRSFHEVREFKQLIYRVRRTDDTPVVLVGNKSDLKQLRQVTKEEGLALAREFSCPFFETSAAYRYYIDDVFHALVREIRRKEKEAVLAMEKKSKPKTSVWKRLKSPFRKKKDSVT, encoded by the exons ATGGACCCGGGGCCGCGCCCGGCGGGCAGCGGCTGTGGCAGCCCCGCCAGCCTCTCCCGAGAGTACAAGCTGGTGATGCTGGGTGCCGGCGGCGTGGGGAAAAGTG CCATGACCATGCAGTTCATCAGCCACCGATTTCCAGAAGACCACGACCCCACCATCG AAGATGCTTATAAAATCCGGATCCGTATTGATGATGAGCCTGCCAACCTGGACATTTTGGATACGGCTGGACAG GCAGAGTTTACAGCCATGCGGGATCAGTATATGAGGGCAGGAGAAGGGTTTATCATCTGTTATTCTATCACTGACCGTCGAAGTTTCCATGAAGTTCGGGAATTTAAGCAGCTTATTTACCGAGTTCGACGCACTGATGATACACCTGTGGTTCTGGTGGGAAACAAGTCTGACCTAAAGCAGCTAAGGCAG gtcaCCAAGGAAGAAGGACTGGCTTTGGCCCGAGAATTCAGCTGTCCCTTTTTTGAGACGTCTGCTGCATACCGCTACTATATTGATGATGTATTCCATGCCCTTGTACGAGAGATacgtagaaaagaaaaagaggcggTGCTGGCCATGGAGAAAAAGTCTAAACCAAAAACCAGTGTATGGAAGCGGCTAAAATCACCATTCCGGAAGAAGAAGGATTCCGTAACTTGA